A section of the Streptomyces sp. SLBN-118 genome encodes:
- a CDS encoding asparaginase, with amino-acid sequence MAQTDGEVGNPERAPAKAAAIREPRHAPLAHAVRGDLIEGVHYGSVVILSADGGVQFQTGDIEAAFCPCSALRPVQVVGLLRAGLPLDGELLALAAASHSGEERHLVGVLRLLAIAGLMEADLGNTPDWPCDPAVREAWVRGGHGLSRLAQNGSGMHAAMLMTAQARGWPLDTYLDSGHPLQQSIAAAVEDLTGESIAQVTVDRCGAPLFSVSLHGLTRAVARIAAAAPGTMEASVADAIREYPEMASGSWRDVARLMRAVPGLLAKDGFEGVQVAALPDGRAVGVKIADGADRARMPVAAAALALCGVDRDALAEFANRPLLSGMTMIGSLRAAGALTLDLPAVPPASEA; translated from the coding sequence GTGGCGCAGACCGACGGGGAAGTTGGCAACCCGGAGCGTGCGCCGGCAAAGGCGGCAGCTATTCGTGAGCCCCGCCATGCCCCGCTCGCCCATGCGGTGCGCGGAGACCTCATCGAAGGGGTCCATTACGGCTCGGTCGTCATCCTGTCCGCCGACGGCGGCGTGCAGTTCCAAACCGGCGACATCGAGGCGGCGTTCTGCCCATGCTCCGCACTCCGGCCGGTCCAGGTCGTGGGCTTGCTGCGCGCGGGGCTGCCCCTGGATGGCGAATTGCTGGCGCTGGCTGCGGCCAGTCACTCGGGCGAGGAGCGCCATCTGGTCGGCGTCCTGCGCCTCTTGGCGATTGCCGGGCTGATGGAAGCCGACCTGGGCAATACGCCCGACTGGCCATGCGATCCCGCGGTGCGTGAAGCGTGGGTCCGTGGTGGACACGGCTTGTCCCGGCTCGCGCAGAACGGTTCCGGCATGCATGCAGCCATGCTGATGACGGCTCAGGCCCGGGGCTGGCCGCTCGACACTTACCTCGACTCCGGGCATCCGCTGCAGCAGTCAATCGCCGCTGCGGTGGAGGATCTGACGGGGGAGAGTATCGCGCAAGTGACGGTCGACAGGTGTGGAGCACCGCTCTTCTCCGTCTCCTTGCACGGCCTCACCCGAGCTGTGGCTCGGATCGCCGCTGCGGCGCCGGGCACCATGGAGGCCAGTGTCGCCGACGCCATACGCGAGTATCCGGAGATGGCTTCCGGGAGTTGGCGGGATGTCGCACGGCTGATGCGAGCCGTCCCGGGCCTGCTGGCCAAGGACGGGTTCGAAGGGGTCCAAGTGGCCGCCCTGCCAGATGGCCGCGCTGTCGGGGTGAAAATCGCCGACGGAGCCGACCGTGCCCGGATGCCGGTGGCCGCAGCGGCTCTCGCGCTGTGCGGAGTCGACCGGGACGCCCTCGCCGAATTCGCCAACAGGCCCTTACTGAGCGGCATGACCATGATCGGCAGTCTAAGAGCCGCCGGTGCACTGACCCTCGACCTTCCCGCCGTACCGCCGGCTTCTGAAGCATAG
- a CDS encoding MBL fold metallo-hydrolase gives MAVTDTSSEQVPVRVFGGPTALIEYGGLRFLTDPTFDAPGTYASGLTKTAPASAAPADLGRIDVVLLSHDEHDDNLDASGRALLADVPLTLTTPSGAGRLGGTARPLPDWESIELNRPGGGKITITGVPALHGPGAREDLEPVVGEVVGFVLTGDGLPTVYVSGDNAQLTLVREIADRFGPVDTAVLFAGAVRTSVLERQLLTLNSAQAAEAARILGARRIVPVHFDSWAHFTEGREQLVDAFTTAGLNDRVELA, from the coding sequence ATGGCAGTAACCGACACGTCCAGTGAGCAGGTCCCCGTCCGTGTCTTCGGCGGGCCGACGGCGCTCATCGAGTACGGCGGGCTGCGGTTCCTGACCGACCCGACCTTCGATGCCCCGGGCACCTACGCCTCGGGTCTGACCAAGACCGCGCCCGCCTCCGCCGCACCCGCTGACCTGGGCCGTATCGACGTGGTGCTGCTGTCGCACGACGAGCACGACGACAACCTCGATGCCTCGGGGCGCGCCCTGCTCGCCGACGTACCCCTGACCCTGACCACGCCCAGTGGCGCAGGCCGCCTGGGCGGCACCGCCCGTCCCCTGCCGGACTGGGAGTCCATCGAGCTGAACCGCCCCGGTGGCGGCAAGATCACCATCACCGGGGTTCCGGCCCTGCACGGCCCCGGGGCGCGCGAGGACCTCGAGCCGGTCGTCGGCGAGGTCGTCGGCTTCGTCCTGACCGGTGATGGCCTGCCCACCGTCTACGTCAGCGGCGACAACGCCCAACTCACGCTGGTCCGCGAGATCGCCGACCGCTTCGGGCCGGTGGACACCGCCGTCCTGTTCGCCGGCGCGGTCCGCACCTCCGTCCTGGAGCGCCAGTTGCTCACCCTCAACAGCGCTCAGGCCGCCGAGGCGGCCCGCATCCTGGGCGCCCGCCGCATTGTGCCCGTGCACTTCGACAGCTGGGCCCACTTCACCGAGGGCCGCGAGCAGTTGGTGGACGCCTTCACCACCGCCGGCCTGAACGACCGCGTGGAACTGGCTTGA
- a CDS encoding glutamate ABC transporter substrate-binding protein, with protein MNSSKSAAFATIAALAVALTATACSGESGKASGDEPTSSSNGTHPRLPTYTVAKNVKIDSPTLRKARKAGKLVIGAHNDQPFLGFEEKDGRRSGFDIEIAKMVAADLGFSPDKIEFKTVDTKNREAAISSGEVDLYVGTYTINDERKKKVGFAGPYYMAGADLLVRKNDSTIGGPYSLEGKTVCAVKGSTALREIQKPDYNTTTVESTKDTECVQQLLDKKIDAVTTDDAILMGYAAQRPGKLKVVGNPFTEEPYGIGMNKDDEVLREAVTAALEAHDENGDHKRAYAATLGLSGSKYGGAPVVERY; from the coding sequence ATGAATTCCTCCAAGTCCGCTGCCTTCGCGACGATCGCTGCACTCGCGGTCGCCCTCACCGCCACCGCCTGCAGCGGAGAGTCCGGGAAGGCCTCCGGTGACGAGCCCACCAGCAGCTCGAACGGAACCCACCCGCGGCTGCCCACGTACACGGTCGCCAAGAACGTCAAGATCGACTCCCCGACCCTGCGCAAGGCCCGGAAGGCCGGCAAGCTCGTCATCGGCGCCCATAACGACCAGCCGTTCCTCGGCTTCGAGGAGAAGGACGGCAGGCGCTCCGGCTTCGACATCGAGATCGCCAAGATGGTCGCGGCGGATCTCGGGTTCTCGCCCGACAAGATCGAGTTCAAGACGGTCGACACGAAGAACCGTGAGGCCGCCATCTCAAGCGGCGAGGTCGACCTGTACGTCGGCACGTACACGATCAACGACGAACGCAAGAAGAAGGTGGGCTTCGCCGGCCCGTACTACATGGCCGGTGCCGACCTCCTGGTCCGCAAGAACGACAGCACGATCGGGGGCCCGTACTCCCTGGAGGGCAAGACGGTCTGCGCGGTCAAGGGGTCGACCGCCCTCCGGGAGATCCAGAAGCCCGACTACAACACCACGACGGTCGAGTCGACCAAGGACACGGAGTGCGTCCAGCAACTGCTCGACAAGAAGATCGACGCCGTCACCACGGACGACGCCATCCTGATGGGCTACGCCGCCCAGCGCCCGGGCAAGCTGAAGGTCGTCGGCAACCCGTTCACCGAGGAGCCCTACGGCATCGGCATGAACAAGGACGACGAGGTGCTGCGTGAAGCGGTGACGGCCGCGCTCGAGGCGCACGACGAGAACGGCGACCACAAGAGGGCGTACGCCGCGACGCTTGGTCTTTCCGGCTCGAAGTACGGCGGGGCGCCGGTGGTCGAGCGCTACTGA
- a CDS encoding CGNR zinc finger domain-containing protein, whose translation MKASCTVRCVSKTATADNPGLPPASGAGQYPALDLANSAIALPGDRFLDLLGTPSDANQWLVDHNLAPADAGLQEICAARMRSLREQVRTLLAAQVGGHPAPAAALAAVNDALTRVPTASPLGWDSVRGMHRTAPHPIDQIVDQALGILAADAADLLTGPDAERLTACPSAPCNRYLLRAGRRHWCSVRCGDRARAARARHTQTTTD comes from the coding sequence ATGAAGGCAAGCTGTACCGTGAGATGCGTGAGTAAGACCGCTACCGCCGACAACCCCGGACTGCCGCCGGCGTCGGGCGCCGGGCAGTACCCCGCGCTTGACCTCGCCAACAGCGCCATCGCCCTGCCAGGCGACCGGTTCCTCGACCTGCTGGGCACGCCGTCCGACGCCAACCAGTGGCTGGTCGACCACAACCTGGCCCCCGCGGACGCCGGACTGCAGGAGATCTGCGCGGCACGCATGCGCTCTCTGCGCGAGCAGGTACGCACCCTGCTCGCCGCCCAGGTCGGCGGCCATCCCGCCCCAGCCGCCGCGCTGGCCGCCGTCAACGACGCCCTCACCCGGGTCCCCACGGCCTCCCCGCTCGGCTGGGATTCCGTCCGAGGCATGCACCGCACCGCGCCACACCCCATCGACCAGATCGTCGACCAGGCCCTCGGCATCCTCGCCGCCGACGCCGCCGATCTGCTCACCGGCCCCGACGCCGAACGGCTGACGGCCTGCCCCTCCGCGCCCTGCAACCGCTACCTGCTCCGCGCCGGACGCCGCCACTGGTGCTCGGTCCGCTGCGGCGACCGCGCCCGTGCCGCCCGCGCCCGCCATACCCAGACCACCACCGACTAA